From the Streptococcus oralis ATCC 35037 genome, one window contains:
- a CDS encoding COG3942 and LysM peptidoglycan-binding domain-containing protein, whose product MKKTVTKLTLGLTSTAILATVGAQTVHANSYVVQDGDSFFAIATANGMDPYDLAALNGKTIFDTIHPGDVLQVSGSVQTSSTYSAPAATVNEVSDTEDVVEKTPTNYGNSYPVGQCTWGVKELAPWASNWWGNANTWAIYASAQGYKTGSVPVVGAIAVWDGGEYGHVAYVTDVQSENSIQVLEANYRRQKQIANYRGFFNPHEFLGNVTYIYPN is encoded by the coding sequence ATGAAAAAAACAGTTACGAAACTGACTCTTGGTTTGACTTCTACCGCTATTTTAGCGACAGTTGGTGCTCAAACGGTTCATGCCAACTCTTACGTTGTCCAAGACGGAGATTCATTTTTTGCCATTGCTACTGCCAATGGTATGGATCCTTATGACTTGGCGGCTTTGAATGGGAAAACCATCTTTGATACCATCCACCCAGGAGATGTTCTCCAAGTGAGTGGTTCAGTTCAGACTAGCTCTACCTACAGCGCTCCAGCCGCAACTGTCAATGAAGTATCAGATACAGAAGATGTTGTCGAAAAGACTCCAACAAACTATGGGAACTCATATCCTGTTGGTCAATGTACATGGGGCGTGAAAGAATTGGCTCCCTGGGCTAGCAACTGGTGGGGAAATGCCAACACGTGGGCAATCTACGCGAGTGCTCAAGGTTATAAGACAGGAAGTGTTCCAGTAGTAGGAGCGATCGCCGTTTGGGACGGTGGTGAATATGGCCACGTTGCTTATGTAACAGATGTTCAAAGTGAAAACTCTATCCAAGTATTGGAAGCAAACTACAGACGTCAAAAGCAGATTGCGAATTACCGTGGCTTCTTTAATCCTCATGAATTTTTAGGTAACGTCACTTATATCTATCCAAACTAA
- a CDS encoding ribonuclease J, with translation MSNISLTTLGGVRENGKNMYIAEIDGSIFVLDAGLKYPENEQLGVDVVIPNMDYLFENSDRIAGVFLTHGHADAIGALPYLLAEAKVPVFGSELTIELAKLFVKGNDTVKKFNDFHVIDEDTEIDFGGTVVSFFRTTHSIPESLGVVLKTAEGSIVYTGDFKFDQTASESYATDFARLAEIGRDGVLALLSDSANADSNIQVASESEVGDEITQTIADWEGRIIVAAVASNLSRIQQVFDAAADTGRRVVLTGFDIENIVRTAIRLKKLSLANESLLIKPKEMSRFEDHELIILETGRMGEPINGLRKMSIGRHRYVEIKDGDLVYIVTTPSIAKEAVMARVENMIYQAGGVVKLITQSLRVSGHGNARDLQLIINLLQPNYLFPIQGEYRELDAHAKAAMAVGMLPERIFIPKKGTTMSYEHGDFVPAGAVSAGDVLIDGNAIGDVGNVVLRDRKVLSEDGIFIVAITVNRREKKIVAKARVHTRGFVYLKKSRDILRESSELINQTVEDYLQGDDFDWADLKGKVRDNLTKYLFDQTKRRPAILPVVMEAK, from the coding sequence ATGAGTAATATTAGTTTAACAACACTAGGTGGTGTACGAGAAAATGGTAAAAATATGTACATCGCTGAAATCGATGGTTCTATTTTTGTTTTGGATGCAGGGCTTAAATACCCTGAAAATGAACAACTAGGTGTTGATGTCGTCATTCCAAATATGGACTACCTTTTTGAAAATAGCGATCGTATCGCAGGGGTCTTTTTGACCCACGGACATGCGGATGCCATTGGTGCCCTGCCTTATCTTTTGGCAGAGGCTAAGGTGCCTGTGTTTGGTTCTGAGTTGACCATTGAGTTGGCCAAACTCTTTGTCAAAGGAAATGATACGGTTAAGAAATTCAATGACTTCCATGTGATTGATGAAGATACGGAGATCGACTTTGGAGGGACTGTGGTTTCCTTCTTCCGTACAACCCACTCCATCCCAGAAAGTTTGGGAGTAGTCCTGAAAACAGCTGAAGGTAGCATCGTTTATACAGGGGACTTCAAGTTTGACCAGACAGCCAGTGAATCCTATGCGACGGATTTTGCTCGTTTGGCAGAAATCGGTCGTGATGGCGTTTTGGCGCTCCTCAGTGACTCTGCGAATGCAGACAGCAATATCCAGGTGGCGAGTGAGAGCGAAGTTGGAGACGAAATTACCCAGACAATTGCAGACTGGGAAGGTCGTATCATCGTTGCCGCAGTTGCCAGCAACCTTTCTCGTATTCAGCAGGTTTTTGATGCTGCAGCAGATACAGGTCGCAGAGTTGTTTTGACTGGATTTGATATTGAAAATATCGTCCGCACTGCGATTCGTCTCAAAAAATTATCTCTAGCCAACGAAAGTCTCTTGATTAAACCTAAAGAAATGTCTCGTTTTGAAGACCATGAGTTGATTATCCTTGAGACGGGCCGTATGGGTGAGCCTATTAATGGACTTCGTAAGATGTCCATCGGTCGCCACCGCTATGTGGAAATCAAAGACGGAGACTTAGTTTATATCGTAACGACTCCATCTATCGCCAAAGAAGCTGTCATGGCGCGTGTTGAAAACATGATCTACCAAGCTGGTGGTGTGGTGAAACTCATCACCCAAAGCTTGCGAGTATCCGGACACGGGAATGCGCGTGATTTGCAGTTGATAATCAATCTTCTGCAACCAAACTACCTCTTCCCTATCCAAGGGGAGTACCGTGAGTTGGATGCGCATGCCAAGGCTGCCATGGCAGTTGGGATGTTGCCGGAACGCATTTTCATCCCTAAAAAGGGAACGACCATGTCTTATGAACATGGAGATTTTGTTCCAGCTGGAGCAGTTTCTGCAGGGGATGTCTTGATTGACGGAAATGCCATCGGGGATGTTGGAAATGTCGTCCTTCGTGACCGTAAGGTCTTGTCAGAAGATGGAATCTTTATCGTGGCAATCACTGTCAACCGTCGTGAGAAAAAAATTGTGGCCAAGGCCCGTGTTCATACGCGTGGGTTTGTTTACCTCAAGAAGAGCCGCGATATTCTCCGTGAAAGTTCAGAATTGATTAACCAAACGGTAGAAGATTATCTTCAAGGTGATGACTTTGACTGGGCAGATCTCAAAGGCAAGGTTCGTGACAATCTGACCAAGTACCTCTTTGATCAAACCAAGCGTCGTCCAGCAATCTTGCCAGTCGTGATGGAAGCAAAATAA
- a CDS encoding alpha/beta hydrolase, giving the protein MAVMNIEYYSKVLDMEWGVTVLYPDASRVTEPDCTDIPVLYLLHGMSGNQNSWLKRTNVERLLRGTNLIVIMPNTNNGWYTDTQYGYNYYTALAEELPQVMKRFFPNMTSKREKTFIAGLSMGGYGSFKLALSTNRFSHAASFSGALSFQDFSPESQDLGSLAYWRGVFGEIKDWTASPHSLESMAAKSDKKTKLWAWCGEQDYLYSANNLAVKNLKKLGFEVTYSHSPGKHEWYYWEKQLERFLATLPIDFVLEERLS; this is encoded by the coding sequence ATGGCAGTTATGAATATTGAGTATTACTCAAAAGTTTTGGATATGGAGTGGGGTGTTACCGTACTCTATCCAGATGCTAGTCGGGTGACTGAACCAGATTGCACAGATATTCCTGTCCTTTATCTTTTGCACGGAATGTCAGGAAACCAAAATAGCTGGCTCAAACGTACCAATGTCGAACGCTTGTTGCGTGGAACCAATCTCATTGTTATCATGCCCAATACAAATAATGGCTGGTACACAGATACTCAGTATGGCTATAACTACTATACAGCTCTAGCAGAAGAACTCCCCCAAGTCATGAAACGTTTCTTCCCTAATATGACCAGCAAGCGAGAAAAGACCTTTATAGCTGGTCTCTCCATGGGAGGATATGGTTCCTTCAAACTCGCTCTATCGACGAATCGTTTTTCTCATGCGGCTAGTTTTTCTGGTGCGCTCAGTTTTCAGGATTTTTCTCCTGAAAGTCAGGATCTGGGCTCACTTGCCTATTGGCGAGGAGTTTTTGGAGAGATTAAAGACTGGACAGCTAGTCCTCATTCGCTTGAAAGCATGGCTGCAAAATCCGATAAAAAGACCAAACTATGGGCTTGGTGTGGGGAACAAGACTATCTTTACTCTGCCAATAACCTCGCAGTGAAAAACCTCAAAAAACTAGGTTTTGAGGTGACCTATAGTCATAGTCCAGGTAAGCACGAGTGGTACTACTGGGAAAAACAATTGGAGCGTTTTTTAGCTACTCTACCAATTGACTTTGTTTTGGAAGAGCGCTTATCTTAG
- a CDS encoding M57 family metalloprotease, translated as MFWIIRLFFRFLLGIWRFFWRLVWTVVILLLIAFGVVWYLTGDFHSAVNQVEKMSKIGQGGWNQWKETGTLEVLSQTDSHQHAEGKWAQASARIYIEPQMDETFQGAYAEAIKNWNQTGVFTFEVVADPSQADIVASEMNDGSTAVAGQAESQTNLLTKQFISVTVRLNHYYLSNPNYGYSYERIVHTAEHELGHAIGLDHTNETSVMQPAGSYYGIQPQDVKAVQELYTSSD; from the coding sequence ATGTTCTGGATTATTCGATTATTCTTCCGATTTCTTTTGGGAATTTGGCGTTTCTTCTGGCGTCTGGTTTGGACTGTAGTTATTCTACTGCTCATTGCTTTTGGAGTGGTTTGGTATCTGACAGGTGATTTTCATTCTGCGGTCAATCAGGTTGAAAAAATGAGTAAGATTGGTCAAGGTGGCTGGAATCAATGGAAGGAGACGGGAACGCTGGAAGTCTTGTCTCAGACAGACAGTCACCAACATGCAGAAGGCAAGTGGGCTCAGGCCTCAGCTCGCATCTATATTGAACCTCAAATGGATGAGACCTTCCAAGGTGCCTATGCAGAAGCCATAAAAAACTGGAATCAAACGGGAGTCTTTACCTTTGAGGTGGTTGCGGATCCTAGCCAGGCAGATATTGTGGCAAGTGAGATGAATGATGGATCGACCGCTGTAGCTGGTCAAGCCGAGAGTCAAACCAATTTGTTAACCAAACAATTTATATCTGTAACGGTTCGCCTGAATCACTATTATCTATCCAATCCAAACTATGGTTATTCTTATGAACGGATCGTGCACACGGCGGAGCACGAGCTGGGGCATGCCATCGGATTGGATCATACCAACGAAACTTCTGTCATGCAGCCAGCAGGTTCCTATTATGGGATTCAGCCTCAGGATGTGAAGGCTGTTCAAGAGCTCTATACCAGTAGCGACTAG
- the uvrC gene encoding excinuclease ABC subunit UvrC — protein MNNLIKSKLELLPTSPGCYIHKDKNGTIIYVGKAKNLRNRVRSYFRGSHDTKTEALVSEIVDFEFIVTESNIEALLLEINLIKENKPKYNIMLKDDKSYPFIKITNERYPRLIITRQVKKDGGLYFGPYPDVGAANEIKRLLDRIFPFRKCTNPPSKVCFYYHIGQCMAHTICKKDEAYFKSMAQEVSDFLKGQDDKIIDDLKGKMAVAAQSMEFERAAEYRDLIQAIGTLRTKQRVMAKDLQNRDVFGYYVDKGWMCVQVFFVRQGKLIERDVNLFPYYNDPDEDFLTYVGQFYQEKSHLVPNEVLIPQDIDEEAVKALVDTKILKPQRGEKKQLVNLAIKNARVSLEQKFNLLEKSVEKTQGAIENLGRLLQIPTPVRIESFDNSNIMGTSPVSAMVVFVNGKPSKKDYRKYKIKTVVGPDDYASMREVIRRRYGRVQREGLTPPDLIVIDGGQGQVNIAKQVIQEELGLDIPIAGLQKNDKHQTHELLFGDPLEVVELSRNSQEFFLLQRIQDEVHRFAITFHRQLRSKNSFSSQLDGIEGLGPKRKQNLMKHFKSLAKIKEASVDEIVEVGVPRAVAEAVQRKLNPQEEVELAQVAEERVNYQTEGNHHEP, from the coding sequence ATGAATAACTTGATCAAATCAAAACTAGAGCTCTTGCCGACCAGCCCTGGTTGTTACATTCACAAAGATAAAAACGGCACTATCATTTATGTAGGAAAGGCTAAAAATCTGCGCAACCGTGTGCGCTCCTATTTCCGTGGAAGTCATGATACCAAGACTGAGGCTCTGGTGTCTGAGATTGTGGATTTCGAATTTATCGTTACCGAGTCCAATATCGAGGCCCTCCTGCTGGAAATCAACCTCATCAAGGAAAACAAGCCCAAGTACAATATCATGCTCAAGGATGATAAGTCCTATCCCTTTATCAAAATCACCAATGAACGCTATCCACGGCTTATTATTACTCGTCAGGTCAAAAAGGATGGAGGGCTTTATTTTGGTCCTTATCCAGATGTGGGGGCAGCCAATGAAATCAAGCGACTGCTGGATCGGATTTTCCCTTTTCGCAAGTGTACCAATCCACCTTCTAAGGTTTGCTTTTATTACCATATCGGTCAATGTATGGCCCACACCATCTGTAAGAAGGATGAGGCTTATTTCAAGTCCATGGCTCAGGAGGTTTCTGACTTCTTAAAAGGACAGGATGACAAAATCATCGATGATCTCAAGGGTAAAATGGCAGTAGCAGCACAAAGTATGGAGTTTGAACGTGCAGCGGAATACCGTGACCTGATTCAAGCAATTGGAACACTTCGGACCAAGCAACGGGTCATGGCGAAAGATTTGCAAAATCGGGACGTCTTTGGCTACTATGTGGACAAGGGCTGGATGTGTGTACAGGTTTTCTTTGTTCGTCAAGGCAAGCTCATCGAGCGCGACGTCAATCTCTTCCCCTACTACAATGATCCGGACGAGGACTTCTTGACCTATGTGGGACAATTTTATCAAGAAAAATCTCACCTGGTTCCCAATGAGGTACTGATTCCGCAGGATATCGATGAAGAAGCAGTCAAGGCCTTGGTGGATACCAAGATTCTCAAACCCCAACGTGGAGAAAAAAAGCAACTGGTCAATCTAGCCATAAAAAATGCCCGTGTTAGTCTGGAGCAGAAGTTCAATCTGCTAGAAAAATCTGTTGAAAAGACCCAAGGAGCTATTGAAAATCTGGGACGCTTGCTCCAAATCCCGACTCCAGTTCGTATCGAGTCCTTCGATAACTCTAATATCATGGGAACCAGTCCTGTTTCGGCCATGGTGGTCTTTGTCAATGGCAAACCGAGTAAAAAAGACTACCGAAAGTACAAGATAAAAACGGTTGTCGGTCCAGATGACTATGCTAGTATGCGTGAGGTTATTCGCAGACGTTATGGCCGAGTTCAACGAGAAGGTTTAACCCCGCCAGATTTGATTGTCATTGATGGGGGGCAAGGTCAAGTCAATATCGCTAAGCAAGTCATCCAAGAAGAGCTAGGTTTGGATATCCCAATTGCAGGTCTGCAAAAGAATGATAAGCACCAAACCCATGAATTGCTCTTTGGAGATCCGCTGGAAGTGGTGGAGTTGTCTCGCAATTCTCAGGAATTTTTCCTCCTCCAACGCATTCAAGATGAGGTACACCGCTTTGCTATCACTTTCCACCGCCAACTGCGCTCAAAAAATTCCTTTTCTTCACAACTGGATGGGATTGAAGGATTGGGACCTAAACGCAAGCAGAATCTCATGAAGCATTTTAAATCTCTCGCTAAAATCAAGGAAGCCAGTGTAGATGAGATTGTCGAAGTTGGGGTACCAAGGGCAGTCGCAGAAGCTGTTCAGAGAAAGTTGAACCCGCAGGAAGAAGTGGAGTTGGCTCAAGTAGCGGAAGAGAGAGTAAATTACCAAACGGAAGGAAATCATCATGAACCATAA
- a CDS encoding metallophosphoesterase family protein, protein MNHKIAILSDIHGNATALEAVIADAKTQGASEYWLMGDIFLPGPGANDLVALLKELPITASVRGNWDDCVLEALDGQYGLEDPQEVQLLRMTQYLMERMDPETIVWLRSLPMLEKKEVEGLRFSISHNLPDKNYGGDLLVGNNTDKFDQLLDEETDVAIYGHVHKQLLRYGSQGQQIINPGTIGMPYFDWGKLKNHRAQYAVIEVENGELVNILFRKVSYDYEAELELAKSKGLPFIEMYEELRRDDNYRGHNLELLASLIEKHGYVEDVKKFLETIKSEYKVD, encoded by the coding sequence ATGAACCATAAAATCGCAATTTTATCAGATATTCATGGCAATGCGACGGCGCTAGAAGCAGTGATTGCAGATGCTAAAACTCAAGGAGCCAGTGAATATTGGCTCATGGGAGACATTTTCCTCCCTGGTCCAGGTGCAAATGACTTGGTCGCTCTGTTAAAGGAACTTCCTATCACGGCAAGTGTTCGAGGCAATTGGGATGATTGTGTCCTTGAGGCTTTAGATGGGCAATATGGCTTAGAAGACCCACAGGAAGTTCAGCTCTTGCGTATGACACAGTATTTGATGGAGCGAATGGATCCTGAAACGATTGTCTGGCTACGAAGCTTACCTATGCTAGAAAAGAAAGAAGTTGAGGGGCTGCGCTTTTCTATCTCTCATAATTTACCTGACAAAAACTATGGTGGGGATCTACTGGTTGGGAATAACACAGATAAATTTGACCAACTCCTAGATGAGGAAACGGACGTGGCAATCTATGGTCATGTCCACAAGCAGTTGCTTCGTTATGGAAGTCAAGGGCAACAAATCATCAATCCAGGTACGATTGGCATGCCCTATTTTGATTGGGGAAAGTTAAAAAATCACCGTGCCCAGTATGCTGTGATAGAAGTGGAAAATGGGGAATTGGTAAATATTCTATTCCGAAAAGTTTCCTATGATTATGAAGCAGAGTTAGAATTGGCCAAGTCCAAGGGGCTTCCTTTTATCGAAATGTATGAAGAACTACGTCGAGATGACAACTATCGGGGGCACAATCTGGAACTCTTAGCTAGTTTAATTGAAAAGCATGGGTATGTGGAGGATGTGAAGAAATTTTTGGAGACTATAAAGTCAGAATATAAGGTAGACTAG
- a CDS encoding nitroreductase family protein, whose amino-acid sequence MKFLELNKKRHATKHFTDKPVDPKDVRTAIEIATLAPSAHNSQPWKFVVVREKNAELAKLAYGSNFEQVSAAPVTIALFTDTDLAKRARKIARVGGANNFSEEQLQYFMKNLPAEFARYSEQQVSDYLALNAGLVAMNLVLALTDQGIGSNIILGFDKSKANEVLDIEDRFRPELLITVGYTDEKLEPSYRLPVDEIIEKR is encoded by the coding sequence ATGAAATTTCTTGAATTAAATAAAAAACGTCATGCGACTAAGCATTTTACTGATAAACCGGTAGATCCCAAAGATGTGCGTACGGCTATCGAAATCGCAACCTTGGCCCCAAGTGCCCACAACAGCCAGCCATGGAAGTTTGTGGTTGTTCGTGAGAAAAATGCTGAACTGGCAAAATTGGCTTACGGTTCGAACTTTGAGCAGGTATCAGCAGCACCTGTAACCATTGCCTTGTTTACAGACACAGATTTGGCTAAACGTGCTCGTAAGATTGCCCGAGTTGGCGGCGCTAATAACTTTTCTGAAGAGCAACTTCAATATTTTATGAAGAATCTGCCAGCTGAATTTGCGCGTTACAGTGAACAACAGGTCAGTGACTACCTAGCTCTCAATGCTGGTTTGGTTGCCATGAATTTGGTTCTGGCTCTGACAGACCAGGGAATCGGCTCTAACATTATCCTTGGATTTGACAAATCAAAAGCCAACGAAGTTTTGGATATTGAAGACCGATTCCGCCCAGAACTCTTGATTACAGTGGGTTACACAGATGAAAAATTGGAACCGAGCTACCGCTTGCCAGTGGATGAAATCATCGAGAAAAGATAG
- the pepV gene encoding dipeptidase PepV translates to MTAIDFTAEVEKRKEELLADLFSLLEINSERDDSKADAQHPFGPGPVKALEKFLEIADRDGYPTKNVDNYAGHFEFGEGEEVLGIFAHMDVVPAGSGWDTDPYTPTIKDGRLYARGASDDKGPTTACYYGLKIIKELGLPTSKKVRFIVGTDEESGWADMDYYFEHVGLAKPDFGFSPDAEFPIINGEKGNITEYLHFAGENTGAARLHSFTGGLRENMVPESATAVVSGDLADLQAKLDAFVAEHKLRGEIQEENGQYKVTIIGKSAHGAMPASGVNGATYLALFLSQFDFAGPAKDYLDIAGKILLNDHEGTNLKVAHVDEKMGALSMNAGVFRFDETSADNTIALNFRYPKGTSPEQIQSVLENLPVASVSLSEHGHTPHYVPMEDPLVQTLLNVYEKQTGLQGHEQVIGGGTFGRLLERGVAYGAMFPDSIDTMHQANEFIALDDLFRAAAIYAEAIYELIK, encoded by the coding sequence ATGACAGCAATTGATTTTACAGCAGAAGTAGAAAAACGCAAAGAAGAACTCTTGGCTGACTTGTTTAGCCTTTTGGAAATCAACTCAGAACGTGATGACAGCAAGGCGGACGCTCAGCATCCATTTGGACCTGGTCCAGTAAAAGCCTTGGAAAAATTCCTTGAAATCGCAGACCGTGATGGCTATCCAACTAAAAATGTTGATAACTACGCAGGACATTTTGAGTTTGGTGAAGGAGAAGAAGTTCTCGGAATCTTTGCTCATATGGACGTGGTGCCAGCTGGTAGCGGTTGGGACACGGACCCTTATACACCAACTATCAAAGACGGTCGCCTTTATGCGCGTGGAGCTTCAGACGACAAGGGGCCTACAACAGCTTGTTACTATGGTTTGAAAATCATCAAAGAATTGGGACTTCCAACTTCTAAGAAAGTTCGTTTCATCGTCGGAACAGACGAAGAATCAGGTTGGGCAGACATGGACTACTACTTTGAACATGTAGGACTTGCGAAACCAGACTTCGGTTTCTCTCCAGACGCTGAATTCCCTATCATCAATGGTGAAAAAGGAAACATCACGGAATACCTCCACTTTGCAGGTGAAAATACAGGTGCAGCCCGTCTTCACAGCTTCACAGGTGGTTTGCGTGAAAACATGGTACCTGAATCAGCAACAGCAGTTGTTTCAGGCGACCTGGCTGACTTGCAAGCCAAACTAGATGCCTTTGTTGCAGAACACAAACTCAGAGGAGAAATTCAAGAAGAAAACGGTCAATACAAGGTTACCATCATTGGTAAATCAGCCCATGGTGCCATGCCTGCTTCAGGTGTCAATGGTGCAACCTACCTTGCCCTTTTCCTCAGCCAGTTTGACTTTGCAGGACCTGCAAAAGACTACCTTGACATTGCTGGTAAGATTCTCTTGAACGACCATGAGGGTACAAATCTCAAGGTTGCTCATGTAGATGAAAAGATGGGTGCCCTTTCTATGAATGCCGGTGTCTTCCGCTTTGATGAAACAAGTGCTGACAATACCATTGCCCTCAACTTCCGTTATCCAAAAGGAACAAGTCCAGAGCAAATCCAGTCAGTTCTTGAAAACTTACCAGTTGCTTCTGTTAGCCTTTCTGAACACGGTCATACCCCTCACTATGTACCAATGGAAGATCCACTCGTTCAAACCTTGTTGAATGTTTATGAAAAACAAACTGGTCTCCAAGGTCACGAGCAAGTCATCGGTGGTGGTACCTTTGGTCGCTTGCTGGAACGTGGAGTTGCCTACGGTGCCATGTTCCCAGACTCTATTGACACCATGCACCAAGCTAATGAATTTATCGCCTTGGACGATCTCTTCCGAGCAGCAGCAATCTATGCAGAAGCTATCTATGAATTGATCAAATAA
- a CDS encoding uracil-DNA glycosylase family protein, whose translation MSQIERIKQAIMADPQNTSYTERGIEPLFAAPKTARINIVGQAPGFKTQEAGIYWKDKSGDRLREWLGVDEDTFYNSGYFAVLPMDFYFPGHGKSGDLPPRTGFAEKWHPQLLQELPDIQLTLLIGQYAQAYYLQEKVSGKVTERVKHYQNYLPTYFPLVHPSPRNQIWMAKNPWFESEVVPELKKRIKTILGEKE comes from the coding sequence ATGTCTCAAATTGAAAGAATCAAGCAAGCCATTATGGCGGATCCGCAAAATACCAGCTATACAGAACGCGGAATTGAGCCTCTCTTTGCGGCGCCAAAAACTGCCCGCATCAATATTGTCGGTCAAGCTCCGGGGTTTAAAACGCAAGAAGCTGGGATTTATTGGAAGGATAAGAGTGGCGATCGCTTGCGTGAGTGGCTAGGTGTGGATGAAGACACCTTTTACAATTCAGGTTATTTTGCAGTTCTGCCAATGGATTTTTACTTTCCTGGACATGGCAAGTCAGGTGACCTTCCACCTCGTACAGGTTTCGCAGAAAAATGGCATCCGCAACTCTTGCAAGAGTTGCCCGATATCCAATTAACTCTCTTGATTGGGCAATATGCACAAGCCTATTATTTACAGGAGAAAGTTAGTGGCAAGGTGACAGAGAGAGTAAAACATTACCAGAACTACTTACCAACCTATTTCCCTCTGGTGCACCCGTCACCACGAAATCAAATCTGGATGGCTAAGAATCCTTGGTTTGAGTCAGAAGTGGTGCCTGAGTTGAAAAAAAGAATTAAAACAATTTTAGGAGAAAAAGAATGA
- a CDS encoding rhodanese-like domain-containing protein: MKEIAFDEFYQLYQNSSLSVLDVREVEEFETLHLEGAQNLPLSQLTDTYDQLDKDLLYYVICKSGMRSARACQFLAEQGYDVINVQGGMTAFENL, from the coding sequence ATGAAAGAAATAGCCTTCGATGAATTTTACCAGCTTTACCAGAATAGTTCACTTTCTGTGCTGGATGTGAGAGAAGTAGAAGAGTTCGAGACGCTTCATTTAGAAGGTGCTCAGAACCTACCACTTAGTCAATTGACTGATACTTATGATCAGTTGGATAAGGACCTCTTGTATTATGTCATTTGCAAATCTGGGATGAGGTCAGCGCGTGCTTGTCAATTTCTAGCTGAACAGGGTTATGACGTTATCAATGTCCAAGGTGGAATGACGGCCTTTGAAAATCTTTAA